A stretch of Aedes aegypti strain LVP_AGWG chromosome 2, AaegL5.0 Primary Assembly, whole genome shotgun sequence DNA encodes these proteins:
- the LOC5575199 gene encoding dnaJ homolog subfamily B member 13, with protein sequence MGFDYYAILDIPRSASAIEIRLAYRKWAVRCHPKNDFHDPPEIPLPSISISHYWELLHEAFDVLSDPLRKRIYDVYGEEGLKSGVVTPTGFVKPYVFSNNCMKIYKDFFATYSPYGDLIDALTNPPPLCQNDASLVRSKAPDIEQYIDLELPEIYHGAIKKMKITREEFIDEAQVRTKIVEETLTVSIPAGTPTGTKIRFEGAGNCSPKTFPSDIVFEVRERTHERYRREGADLQVEVPISLKDAIVGFPLELIGVDGRRLAIQIVDVVRPGYVKSLKGEGLPVADGDEPLKRGDLHLTFSTSFPDFIPKNLRDKFRVLFDELYQETNNIQ encoded by the exons ATGGGATTCGATTATTATGCGATTTTGGACATCCCTCGGAGTGCATCCGCCATCGAAATTCGCCTTGC ATATCGCAAGTGGGCAGTCCGTTGCCATCCCAAGAATGACTTTCACGATCCACCGGAAATTCCCTTGCCATCGATATCCATCTCACACTACTGGGAACTGTTGCATGAAGCCTTCGATGTGCTTT CCGATCCCTTACGAAAACGAATCTACGATGTGTACGGAGAGGAAGGATTGAAATCAGGTGTCGTAACTCCTACCGGATTCGTAAAGCCCTATGTATTTTCAAACAACTGCATGAAGATCTACAA AGATTTCTTCGCCACCTATTCACCATACGGGGATCTAATCGACGCTTTGACCAATCCGCCTCCACTCTGCCAAAACGATGCTAGCTTGGTTCGGTCGAAAGCTCCAGACATTGAACAATACATCGACTTAGAGTTACCGGAGATCTACCATGGTGCCATCAAAAAGATGAAAATAACGCGGGAAGAATTCATTGACGAGGCTCAGGTTCGAACGAAGATCGTAGAGGAGACACTGACGGTTTCCATCCCTGCTGGGACTCCCACTGGAACCAAAATCCGTTTCGAAGGAGCTGGTAACTGTAGTCCGAAAACCTTTCCGTCGGATATTGTGTTCGAGGTTCGTGAAAGAACCCATGAAAGGTACCGTAGAGAAGGGGCAGATTTGCAGGTGGAGGTGCCAATTTCCCTGAAAGACGCAATAGTTGGATTTCCACTGGAGCTGATCGGAGTCGATGGTAGACGGCTTGCGATACAAATCGTAGACGTTGTACGTCCAGGGTATGTGAAAAGTTTGAAAGGGGAAGGACTACCGGTAGCTGACGGAGACGAGCCGCTGAAACGAGGCGATTTACACTTAACGTTTTCAA